One Archangium violaceum genomic window, TGGGCAACTCCACCCGCCGCTCCAGCGTGGCACCCGTCACGGCCACCGCGTAGCCCCACGAAGGCTGCGCCTGTCCGCCGAGGAAGCTGTCCGGGACGAAGAAGGACACCGAGGGGCCGAAGACGCGCACGCGAGTGGGAAAGAAGACGCGCTCCTCCATCTGCCGCTCCACCCGCGCATCCAGGGCCCGCACGGCCGACTCGCTCACCGAGCCCTGCTGCTGCTGGGCCTCCGTGAGCGCCGCGTTCCGCCACAGCTTGCGCAGCACGTCGCGTGCCTCGTAGGGGCGCGGGGTGAGGACGATGGCCTTCTCCCAGGCGCTGCCCGGCGCGAGCGAAAGGTGGCGCCCGGGGAGCGTGTCCGTACGCCCGGAGCCCTCCTGTTGGTCCTGGTCCACGTACACATCCAGGTTGAAGGTGTAGAAGCCAAAGCGCGCCTGGTCCGCCAGGGTGGTGCCCGCCGCGTCCACCGTGCGCCGCTGGGGCACGGCGATGGGCCGGGCGAAGGTGGCCTCGAAGCGGGTGCCGCCGCTCTCGGGGAAGGCTCGGAAGGACACCAGGTCCAACGTGCCGGGGCCCATGTCGTTGCGCAGTGGGTAGCGCAGCTCTCCATCCCCGTGGTCATCCCCTCGCGGGTCCTCCAGGGAAAAGAGCGGTGCACTCCCACGCGTACCGCCATGGCAGGCGCCGGTCAGGGTGGCCAGCAACAGGAGCAGGGAGAAGCGACGAACGAGCACCATGCGGAGGTTCCTCGGGGGCGGGAAAAAGCGAGGGGCCCGGCGGCGTCAGCGCGCGCACCGGGCCCTCTCAAACTACCTGGAAGCGGACGACTAGAACTGCGCCTTCATGAAGGCCTTGAGACGCACGTGCTCGAAGTTGCGCGTCTCCAGGCTGTTCCAGCGGCCCTCGCGGCTGGAGAATCCCTTGGAGCCCACCGGCACGCTGTTGTTCTTGGCGATCGTCTCATCGGCGACCTGGGGCGTGAAGCCCGTGCCGAAGTCCGGCGTGAAGGTGCCGAAGTTGTACTGGCCCTCGAGACCGAACTCCACGCCCGCCAGGATGTACTTGGCCTTGAGGGCGATCAGGTTCTTGTCGTGCTGACCCGACGCCATCTGGTGCCAGTTGAAGCCCTGGAGCGCCGTGTTGCCGTCCTTCAGGTCCGCCAGGAACTTGGTGTAGCTGAGCGACATGTAGAGGTCGTCGGTCAGCTGGTAGCCGGCGCCCAGGTTGAAGCTGGTGTAGTTCAGCACGCGGTCGTCATCGGCGATGTCGTCGAAGGGCTTGAACTGGTAGCCCCCACCGGGGAGGAGGTCCGGATTGGTGAAGAAATCCGCGGTGGAGTGCTTGCCCTCGGGATCGTAGTAGCGCTTCGCGTCCTTGCACGCAGCACCACCCACGCAGTCATTATCCTGGTAGGGCAGGTACTTCTTGTCGTTCAGGCGCTTGTCGTTCTCGTGGATGTACTTGACCTTGCCGAACACATCCACGCCACGGCCGATGTCCAGCGAGTAGCGGGCCTTGGCCACCAGGATGTGGGTCCGCTTGTCCTGGAAGGGCTGGTAGGCGCTGCGGAAGTTGTGCAGCACGCCTGCGGTCAGCTCGGTGCCGGGGTAGTCGGTGTCGTTGATGGCCCGGGTGTCGTCGCCCCAGGCCTGCCAGTTGGTGTTGTAGGTGATGAACGAGTACTCACCGGCGATGTCCAGCGCGCCGTTGCTGTACACCGGGTTGAACGTCACGCCCTTCCAGCCGATGGCCGTCTCGGCCATGGGCTCGTCGAAGTCGGTGAAGCTGTTGTCCACGTTGACCGTGGCCACCTGCTGGGTCTCGCTCGTGAAGCCGCCATAGCCGATGCCGGTGGTGCCGCCGTAGCTACCGTTAGTGGGACCGGGGAAGGCGAACGAGCCATCGGTACCCTCGGTGAGCAGCACGTCCGACTCACGCCGAGCGGCCATGACGGCCACGTAGTCCGCGCCAATGCTGAACGCCTGCGCGTTGAGCGACAGGCCGATCTCCAGCGGATCGTTCAGCGTGAGGTCCACCTTCCAGGTGTTGTCCTCGTGCCTGCCCGCCGGCATCGCCGAGTAGCCGTTCAGGCCGAAGCTCTTGGGTACCCAGCGCGGATCATCCTTGTCGGTGCCGAAGTAGTTGGTGTTCTCCGCGTGCGAGTACGAGCGGTAGAACGCGCCCCTCAGGTCCACGATGGAGCCGAGGTGGAAGCCGGCCTTGAGACCGCCCACGCCATTGCGGTAGCGCGGGAACAGATCCCGGCCGTTGTCCAGGTTGTTGTCCGAGGTGTTCAGCTCGTTGTCGATGGCATACTGGAAGATGCCGCCGACGTCGAACATGTCATTGAAGGAATACTTGCCCTGGAAGACGTAGGAGGCGTCCGTGGTGTGGAACGCTCCCGTATCGAAATCGGGGCCAGCCCAGAGACGGGGCAGCGAGATACCCGCCACATCGTACGTCAGCCTGCGCTCGAGCGCCGAGCCCTGCACGAGCACGCCGTAGGCGTTGTCGCGGTCGATGTAGCGGATGCGGCCGACGACGTACGGGTCGAACTGGCCGAAGTCGTTGGCGCCGATGGTGGCCGAGTCGACGAGGTAGCCCGGCGTCAGGGTGACGGCGAGGCCGCGCAGCTTGATGTACTGGTTGGAGCGCGGATCGAACTCACCGCAGTCGCCGTTGACGCAGTCGCCGGCGCCACCACCGAAGCCACCGAAGTTCGACCAGAAGTTCTGGCTGAAGCGGCTGTGGATGCGGCCGCGAACCTCGACCGCGCTGGAGAGCCGGGCATTGAGCAGCAGCTCGAGCTCGGTGCCGATACCGTTCTCTCCAGAACCTTCGCCCGGCACGACGCTGAAATTGTAGAGCGCGCCCTGGGTACGCGAATTACCGTAAAGCCACTTCGTATAGGTGGTACCGCCGATCTGCAGCTTGGGCGCCTCCTGGGCGAGCGAGGGCGCTGCGGGCAGAAGGGTAGCAGCAGCGGTCAGGGCGACAGCGCCCTTCCGCAGGGACTTCGTCTTCATGGGTGATTCCCCTCTCTTTTGCAGCCGAACCGGGAAGGGGGCTTCCCGGCTGCCGGCGCGGAGGACTCGACCCCCCGCGCGACCATCCGGCAGAAATGCTCGTGTTTGGAAAGACTACCTCAAAAACTACTTCTGCTCCTCGGCGGCCACCGGCTTCGTCGCGGCGCCCACCATGGTGAGGGTGGCCGGCTTCTTGGTGGTGCCGTCCTCGGCGCACTCGTAGCTCAGCATCTCCTGCTGGGCCTTGGCCTCGGAGGCCTCGCCCTTGCCCGCGCCGGCGAGCAGATCCACCACGTGCGGATCACACTCCCCGTCGTTGCCGCCGCCGAAGCGGTGCTGGCCCTCGTACTCGTTCACCTTGCGGGTCAGCAGATCATTGCCCGCGGGGAAGCCCTCGTTGGACTGCACCAGCACCTGGAAGCGCCAATCGGAGGGCTCGCCCTCCAGGCCGGCGGTGTCGATGGTGGCGGAGATCTTCCGGCCCGAGCCCTTGGTCCGGGTGGGGATGATGACGCTGTCCTTGGAAGCGCCGGCCTTGTTGCCCACCTCGGCCTTCACGCGCGAGGAGCCCTGCGGGGAGATGACGATGACCTTCTCCCAGGCGAACTCGGGGGCGAACTTCACGTTGAGACCCGGCAGGGAGTCGGTGGAGCCGCTGCCCGGCTTGCCATCCGTGTCGATGAAGATGAAGGCCATCTGCACGGAGAATCCGGAGCCCGTCTTCCAGGGATCCTCCAGGGTGGTGTTGAAGCCCAGGGAGACGTCGGCCTTGGCGCCCTTCTTGTTGAAGGTGAAGTCCGTCAGGTCGAACGAGCCGCGCTTGTACACGGGGTCCGTCGGGTACTTGTAGGCGCCGGGGCCGTTGTCGTCACCGGACGGGTCCTTGAAGGACACCTTGTTGCCGGCCAGCGCGGGGGCGCCCAGGAGCGCGGCGGCCAGCGACAGCACTGCGAAACGCGAGGTCTTCATGTGCGACTTCTCCTTGAGGGGTAAGGCGACTGCGGACTAGCCCTTGACGCTGCCGGCGGTCAGACCGGAGACGAGGTACTTCTGGAGGAAGAGGAAGAGGACGACCACCGGGACGGACACGATGATGGAGCCGGCCGCGAAGTAGCCCCACTGCTGGGAGAAGCCGCCCACGAAGAAGCGCAGCCCCACCGGCGCGGTGTACATGTTCTCCTGGTCCATGAAGGTGGCGGCGAGGATGAACTCGTTCCATGCCGTCATGAAGGAGAAGAGCGCCGTCACCGCCACCGCCGGCTTGGCCAGCGGCAGGATGATGGTCCAGAAGATCTTCCCCACCGAGGCGCCCTCGATGAGCGCGGCCTCCTCCAGGTCCTTCGGGATGGTGTCGAAGTAGCCCTTGAGCATCCACACGCTGAAGGGGATGGACGTGGTGGCGTAGACGATCATCAGGCCCAGGCGCGAGCTGCCCAGCCCCAGCCACTGCACCAGGATGATGTAGAGGGGGATGAGCATCAGCGTGCCCGGGAACATCTGGGACACGAGGAAGGCCATCATCCCCGCGCGCTGGCCGGTGAACTTGAAGCGGCTGAAGGCATAGGCCGCGGTGCACGCCAGGAACACGCCCACCACCGTGGTGCCCAGCGCGATGATGGCGCTGTTGAGCATCCACTGCGCGAAGGGCTGATCCGTCATCACCGAGGAGAAGTTGGAGAACGACAACGTCTCCGGCCACGGCGTGACGGCGCGGACCCGGTCCATCATCGTGGGGGACTCGGGCAGCGTGGTGATCGCCAGGCTCTGCTTGCCCGACAGGGCGATCGTGATGACCCAGAGGATGGGATAGAGGGTGAAGAGGGTGAAGCCCACCAGCAGCACGTGCAGGGGCCAGTGGGGCACCCCATCTCGACGCGAGAACATCAGGCGGCCTCCGTGGCGCGCGAAACGCGGTTCTGCACCACGCTGTAGAGCAGCAGGATGCCGAAGATGACCGTCGAGTACGCCGCCGCGTACCCGTAGCGGTAGCGCTGGAAGGCGTATTTGTAGGCCTGGGTGATGAGGATCTCCGTCGAGTTGCTCGGCTCGCCCTCGGTCACCAGGAAGATGACGTTGAACTGATTGAAGGTCCAGACCACCGACAGGATGATGGCTGGCACGAGCGCGGGCTTGAGCGACGGCAGGGTGATGGAGATGAACTGCTGCCAGCGCGAGGCACCATCCACGCGCGCGGCCTCGTAGAGCTCCACGGGGATGGAGGTGAGCGCGCCCAGCGACACCACCATCATGAAGGGGAAGCTCAACCAGCCGTTGGTGGCCAACACCGTGAGGAAGGAACTGACGGGCGTGTCGTACCAGGCGAGCCCCTGGCCACCGAACATCCGGATGACGTGGTTCACCACACCGAACTGCTGGTGGAACATGCCCTTCCAGATGAGCGCGGTGATGTAGTTGGGCATGGCCCAGGGGAGGATGAGCAGCACGCGGTACACCGGGCGCAGCGCCAGCCCCTGCACGTTGAGGATGAGCGCGAGGATGAGCCCCACCGTGACGCCGATGGTCACGTTGGTGACCGTCCACACCACCGTGAAGAAGAGCGTGTAGTAGAAGTTGAGGTAGTTGAAGACGATGGAGCCGTCCTGCGCGCGACGGGCGATGTTGAAGTCGCCCAGGATCTCCGCGTAGTTGCGCAGGCCGACCCAGATGTCCGACAGCGACTGCCCCGTGTTGTAGAGGTTGGAGTCGGTGAAGGACAGCGTGATGCCGTAGAAGAACGGGAAGAAGACGAGCACCACCATGCCCACCATGGCGGGGGCGATGTAGAGGTAGGCGGTGCGGTTCTCCACCACCGTCTCCACCGTGCGGGCCAGGCCGCCCATGCCGATGAAGAGCAGCAGGGCGAGCGCCACCACCCCGAGCCCACCGAAGGCACGGTTCGCGCCCGAGCGCAGCTCACCCACGCGCGCGGACACCGCCGCCTCGTTCACCTCGCCCGCGGGGGTGACGAGTCCGAGCGGACGGCGGAACTGGTCCGCGTCCCAGTTGCCGGGCTGGAGCGCCGGCTCGGCCGCGAGCTGATGCTCGGCCATCACGGACTGGGCCCGCTGCGACATGGTGCGCAGCTGTCCGGCCACGAGCTCCTGCGTCCCGCGCACCTCGGCGCTCAGCAGGCCCAGCGAGTAGGACGCGTAGCCGCCCAGGCCCACCCCGAGCGCCAACACCGACACGGCGACGAGCAGGAGCTGACGGCGCAACACGAAGCACGCCCCGGCGCACACCGCCAGGGGCAGCAGCAACCACAGCAGCAACGGCCCCATGCCCGGCTTCAGCGGGGCCGCCAGCGGAGCGATGGCCAGCTCCACCATCCCCACCACCGAGCCGTCCACCTCCACTGGAGCGCTCAGCAGGCGCCCACCGTTGGGCAGCGCCTCGGTCTCCACCTCCAGCTTGCGCGCGGAGCCCTCCTCGCGGTTCGTCTCCACCGCGGCGCGCAACCGCTGGCC contains:
- a CDS encoding glucodextranase DOMON-like domain-containing protein, coding for MVLVRRFSLLLLLATLTGACHGGTRGSAPLFSLEDPRGDDHGDGELRYPLRNDMGPGTLDLVSFRAFPESGGTRFEATFARPIAVPQRRTVDAAGTTLADQARFGFYTFNLDVYVDQDQQEGSGRTDTLPGRHLSLAPGSAWEKAIVLTPRPYEARDVLRKLWRNAALTEAQQQQGSVSESAVRALDARVERQMEERVFFPTRVRVFGPSVSFFVPDSFLGGQAQPSWGYAVAVTGATLERRVELPTLFGGVTAPGPQGLMVLGIGPGVSQERFGGGRVGGSAQSPVVDLLVPEGVRQETVLGPEAPGWPAVVPASPALPQAPDASGAAGQTDAPGASVPHE
- a CDS encoding glucodextranase DOMON-like domain-containing protein, with the protein product MKTSRFAVLSLAAALLGAPALAGNKVSFKDPSGDDNGPGAYKYPTDPVYKRGSFDLTDFTFNKKGAKADVSLGFNTTLEDPWKTGSGFSVQMAFIFIDTDGKPGSGSTDSLPGLNVKFAPEFAWEKVIVISPQGSSRVKAEVGNKAGASKDSVIIPTRTKGSGRKISATIDTAGLEGEPSDWRFQVLVQSNEGFPAGNDLLTRKVNEYEGQHRFGGGNDGECDPHVVDLLAGAGKGEASEAKAQQEMLSYECAEDGTTKKPATLTMVGAATKPVAAEEQK
- a CDS encoding sugar ABC transporter permease → MFSRRDGVPHWPLHVLLVGFTLFTLYPILWVITIALSGKQSLAITTLPESPTMMDRVRAVTPWPETLSFSNFSSVMTDQPFAQWMLNSAIIALGTTVVGVFLACTAAYAFSRFKFTGQRAGMMAFLVSQMFPGTLMLIPLYIILVQWLGLGSSRLGLMIVYATTSIPFSVWMLKGYFDTIPKDLEEAALIEGASVGKIFWTIILPLAKPAVAVTALFSFMTAWNEFILAATFMDQENMYTAPVGLRFFVGGFSQQWGYFAAGSIIVSVPVVVLFLFLQKYLVSGLTAGSVKG
- a CDS encoding carbohydrate ABC transporter permease, which produces MRVLVGLFLALGVSLVLAQGLLARTLETISTDRADRQALVSLRALEELVQRAGGSGDSVRAVVSTWKEQLPPGSAVRVIAFSGIQLEASTFPEDQGERAAPRRLSREEKPLYDRGQRLRAAVETNREEGSARKLEVETEALPNGGRLLSAPVEVDGSVVGMVELAIAPLAAPLKPGMGPLLLWLLLPLAVCAGACFVLRRQLLLVAVSVLALGVGLGGYASYSLGLLSAEVRGTQELVAGQLRTMSQRAQSVMAEHQLAAEPALQPGNWDADQFRRPLGLVTPAGEVNEAAVSARVGELRSGANRAFGGLGVVALALLLFIGMGGLARTVETVVENRTAYLYIAPAMVGMVVLVFFPFFYGITLSFTDSNLYNTGQSLSDIWVGLRNYAEILGDFNIARRAQDGSIVFNYLNFYYTLFFTVVWTVTNVTIGVTVGLILALILNVQGLALRPVYRVLLILPWAMPNYITALIWKGMFHQQFGVVNHVIRMFGGQGLAWYDTPVSSFLTVLATNGWLSFPFMMVVSLGALTSIPVELYEAARVDGASRWQQFISITLPSLKPALVPAIILSVVWTFNQFNVIFLVTEGEPSNSTEILITQAYKYAFQRYRYGYAAAYSTVIFGILLLYSVVQNRVSRATEAA